The Carassius auratus strain Wakin chromosome 5, ASM336829v1, whole genome shotgun sequence genome includes a window with the following:
- the LOC113084905 gene encoding YTH domain-containing protein 1 isoform X2 — protein sequence MSADRRDEKDGELNVLEDILTDAPDQDDELYNPESEHDVNEKKGSKRKHERRDSQEAKRLRASGHTTRQPLKRAAPSSGSKKTSNLRGRHAPEELYEDRKNHAGRGGAPRADLPKGYGEKGLSRSRDSQRRIKPLLPELTEMRRTSEDSTGRVSRSSREEEAHSEEYATGSSVASSEGNCSDVEEEGAMQEEGEEKEAEEEEEEEEEEEEEGDEEEEEYELEEEDPREGNEQNDYDTRSEASDSQSESVSFSEGESVHSASGSEASGTCSPIYCSDEESKAKKHARGISPIVFGRSGSSASESYTGSEKKHEKLSSSVRAVRKDQTSKLKYILREARFFLIKSNNHENVSLAKAKGVWSTLPVNEKKLNAAFRSARSVMLIFSVRESGKFQGFARLSSESHHGGSPIHWVLPAGMNAKMLGGVFKIDWICRRELPFTKTAHLSNPWNEHKPVKIGRDGQEIELDCGTQLCMLFPPDESIDLYQVIHKMRHKRRMHSEPRSRGRLPHREPVPRDMGRRRPEEYDMHNRKRPRIDYTPEFPQRPGFMQDPRNPPVDRRFTGVRRDVFLNGSYNDYMREFHHNIGPPPPWQGMAPYPGMEHPPQHPYYQHHHHPPPPQAHPPYSGHHPMPHDARFREKRVVRSFASSLHDYDMRVDDFLRRTQAVVSGRRSRPRERDRQRERERPRDGRRDRERERGRERDRERERIRDREREKERGRYRR from the exons ATGTCTGCCGACAGGAGAGATGAGAAAG ATGGGGAACTGAATGTGCTGGAAGACATTTTGACCGATGCTCCTGACCAGGACGATGAGCTCTACAACCCCGAGAGCGAACATGATGTTAATGAGAAAAAAG GGTCTAAAAGGAAGCACGAACGAAGAGACAGCCAGGAGGCAAAGCGGCTCAGAGCATCGGGACACACTACCAGACAGCCATTAAAGAGAGCTGCCCCTTCTTCTGGGTCGAAAAAGACTAGCAATCTCAGAGGAAGACATGCACCAGAAGAGCTCTATGAAGACCGAAAGAACCATGCTGGAAGAGGAGGTGCGCCCCGGGCTGATTTACCTAAAGGATATGGTGAAAAGGGGCTGTCCCGCAGCAGAGACTCCCAGAGACGGATTAAACCCCTGCTGCCCGAGCTGACAGAG ATGCGGAGGACAAGTGAGGACAGTACAGGCAGAGTAAGTCGCTCCTCCAGAGAGGAAGAGGCTCATTCAGAAGAATACGCGACGGGCAGCTCTGTGGCTTCCTCTGAGGGCAACTGCTCGGATGTGGAGGAGGAAGGAGCCATGCAGGAGGAAGGGGAGGAGAAGGAagcagaagaggaggaggaggaagaagaggaagaggaggaggaaggggaCGAAGAAGAGGAGGAGTATGAACTGGAGGAGGAGGACCCACGGGAAGGAAATGAACAGAACGATTACGATACTCGCAGCGAGGCCAGTGATTCCCAGTCTGAGTCTGTGTCCTTCTCAGAGGGAGAGTCTGTGCATTCAGCCTCCGGCTCAGAGGCGTCAG GGACGTGTTCTCCAATTTACTGTTCAGATGAGGAAAGCAAAGCCAAGAAGCACGCTAGAGGGATATCACCAATCGTTTTTGGTAGAAGTGGAAGTTCAGCTTCAGAATCCTATACAG GGTCtgaaaagaaacatgaaaaactgTCCTCTTCTGTCAGAGCTGTGAGGAAAG atCAAACCAGCAAGCTGAAGTATATCCTGAGAGAAGCCAGGTTTTTTCTAATTAAGAGCAACAATCATGAAAATGTTTCCCTGGCTAAAGCAAAG GGTGTTTGGTCCACTTTGCCCGTCAACGAGAAAAAACTCAACGCGGCTTTTCGCTCTGCTAGAAGTGTTATGCTGATCTTTTCAGTTAGGGAGAGTGGAAAGTTTCAAG gttttgcgCGGCTCTCGTCTGAATCTCATCATGGAGGTTCTCCCATCCACTGGGTTCTACCCGCAGGCATGAACGCCAAGATGCTTGGAGGAGTCTTCAAAATTGACTGGATTTGCAG GCGGGAATTACCTTTCACAAAAACAGCTCACCTCTCCAACCCATGGAATGAGCACAAGCCTGTGAAGATTGGACGGGATGGACAG GAGATCGAACTAGACTGCGGGACACAGCTGTGCATGCTCTTTCCACCTGATGAGAGCATCGATTTGTATCAAGTCATTCACAAAATGCGCCACAAGAGGAGGATGCACTCAGAGCCTCGATCTCGGGGCCGACTGCCCCACAGAGAGCCCGTCCCTCGGGACATGGGAAG GCGTCGTCCAGAGGAATATGACATGCACAACCGGAAGCGGCCCAGGATTGATTACACGCCAGAATTCCCCCAGAGACCAG GTTTTATGCAAGACCCCCGCAATCCACCTGTGGACAG GCGCTTCACTGGAGTGAGGAGAGATGTATTTCTCAACGGA TCCTACAATGACTATATGAGAGAATTTCACCACAACATTGGGCCTCCACCTCCATGGCAAGGAATG GCGCCTTACCCTGGAATGGAGCATCCTCCCCAGCACCCATACTACCAGCATCATCACCATCCTCCTCCACCCCAGGCCCACCCTCCTTACTCCGGACACCATCCCATGCCCCATGATGCCCGCTTCAGAGAAAAGAGGGTCGTTCGCTCCTTCGCCTCCAGTTTG CATGACTATGACATGCGCGTGGATGATTTCCTGAGACGAACGCAGGCGGTGGTGAGTGGACGTAGGAGCCGACCACGTGAGCGTGACCgacagagagagcgcgagcgGCCACGGGATGGGCGTCGTGACAGAGAACGAGAGCGTGGGAGAGAACGGGACCGTGAAAGAGAGCGGATTCGAGACCGTGAGAGGGAGAAGGAGAGGGGTAGATACCGGAGATAG
- the LOC113084905 gene encoding YTH domain-containing protein 1 isoform X1 — protein MSADRRDEKDGELNVLEDILTDAPDQDDELYNPESEHDVNEKKGSKRKHERRDSQEAKRLRASGHTTRQPLKRAAPSSGSKKTSNLRGRHAPEELYEDRKNHAGRGGAPRADLPKGYGEKGLSRSRDSQRRIKPLLPELTEKMRRTSEDSTGRVSRSSREEEAHSEEYATGSSVASSEGNCSDVEEEGAMQEEGEEKEAEEEEEEEEEEEEEGDEEEEEYELEEEDPREGNEQNDYDTRSEASDSQSESVSFSEGESVHSASGSEASGTCSPIYCSDEESKAKKHARGISPIVFGRSGSSASESYTGSEKKHEKLSSSVRAVRKDQTSKLKYILREARFFLIKSNNHENVSLAKAKGVWSTLPVNEKKLNAAFRSARSVMLIFSVRESGKFQGFARLSSESHHGGSPIHWVLPAGMNAKMLGGVFKIDWICRRELPFTKTAHLSNPWNEHKPVKIGRDGQEIELDCGTQLCMLFPPDESIDLYQVIHKMRHKRRMHSEPRSRGRLPHREPVPRDMGRRRPEEYDMHNRKRPRIDYTPEFPQRPGFMQDPRNPPVDRRFTGVRRDVFLNGSYNDYMREFHHNIGPPPPWQGMAPYPGMEHPPQHPYYQHHHHPPPPQAHPPYSGHHPMPHDARFREKRVVRSFASSLHDYDMRVDDFLRRTQAVVSGRRSRPRERDRQRERERPRDGRRDRERERGRERDRERERIRDREREKERGRYRR, from the exons ATGTCTGCCGACAGGAGAGATGAGAAAG ATGGGGAACTGAATGTGCTGGAAGACATTTTGACCGATGCTCCTGACCAGGACGATGAGCTCTACAACCCCGAGAGCGAACATGATGTTAATGAGAAAAAAG GGTCTAAAAGGAAGCACGAACGAAGAGACAGCCAGGAGGCAAAGCGGCTCAGAGCATCGGGACACACTACCAGACAGCCATTAAAGAGAGCTGCCCCTTCTTCTGGGTCGAAAAAGACTAGCAATCTCAGAGGAAGACATGCACCAGAAGAGCTCTATGAAGACCGAAAGAACCATGCTGGAAGAGGAGGTGCGCCCCGGGCTGATTTACCTAAAGGATATGGTGAAAAGGGGCTGTCCCGCAGCAGAGACTCCCAGAGACGGATTAAACCCCTGCTGCCCGAGCTGACAGAG AAGATGCGGAGGACAAGTGAGGACAGTACAGGCAGAGTAAGTCGCTCCTCCAGAGAGGAAGAGGCTCATTCAGAAGAATACGCGACGGGCAGCTCTGTGGCTTCCTCTGAGGGCAACTGCTCGGATGTGGAGGAGGAAGGAGCCATGCAGGAGGAAGGGGAGGAGAAGGAagcagaagaggaggaggaggaagaagaggaagaggaggaggaaggggaCGAAGAAGAGGAGGAGTATGAACTGGAGGAGGAGGACCCACGGGAAGGAAATGAACAGAACGATTACGATACTCGCAGCGAGGCCAGTGATTCCCAGTCTGAGTCTGTGTCCTTCTCAGAGGGAGAGTCTGTGCATTCAGCCTCCGGCTCAGAGGCGTCAG GGACGTGTTCTCCAATTTACTGTTCAGATGAGGAAAGCAAAGCCAAGAAGCACGCTAGAGGGATATCACCAATCGTTTTTGGTAGAAGTGGAAGTTCAGCTTCAGAATCCTATACAG GGTCtgaaaagaaacatgaaaaactgTCCTCTTCTGTCAGAGCTGTGAGGAAAG atCAAACCAGCAAGCTGAAGTATATCCTGAGAGAAGCCAGGTTTTTTCTAATTAAGAGCAACAATCATGAAAATGTTTCCCTGGCTAAAGCAAAG GGTGTTTGGTCCACTTTGCCCGTCAACGAGAAAAAACTCAACGCGGCTTTTCGCTCTGCTAGAAGTGTTATGCTGATCTTTTCAGTTAGGGAGAGTGGAAAGTTTCAAG gttttgcgCGGCTCTCGTCTGAATCTCATCATGGAGGTTCTCCCATCCACTGGGTTCTACCCGCAGGCATGAACGCCAAGATGCTTGGAGGAGTCTTCAAAATTGACTGGATTTGCAG GCGGGAATTACCTTTCACAAAAACAGCTCACCTCTCCAACCCATGGAATGAGCACAAGCCTGTGAAGATTGGACGGGATGGACAG GAGATCGAACTAGACTGCGGGACACAGCTGTGCATGCTCTTTCCACCTGATGAGAGCATCGATTTGTATCAAGTCATTCACAAAATGCGCCACAAGAGGAGGATGCACTCAGAGCCTCGATCTCGGGGCCGACTGCCCCACAGAGAGCCCGTCCCTCGGGACATGGGAAG GCGTCGTCCAGAGGAATATGACATGCACAACCGGAAGCGGCCCAGGATTGATTACACGCCAGAATTCCCCCAGAGACCAG GTTTTATGCAAGACCCCCGCAATCCACCTGTGGACAG GCGCTTCACTGGAGTGAGGAGAGATGTATTTCTCAACGGA TCCTACAATGACTATATGAGAGAATTTCACCACAACATTGGGCCTCCACCTCCATGGCAAGGAATG GCGCCTTACCCTGGAATGGAGCATCCTCCCCAGCACCCATACTACCAGCATCATCACCATCCTCCTCCACCCCAGGCCCACCCTCCTTACTCCGGACACCATCCCATGCCCCATGATGCCCGCTTCAGAGAAAAGAGGGTCGTTCGCTCCTTCGCCTCCAGTTTG CATGACTATGACATGCGCGTGGATGATTTCCTGAGACGAACGCAGGCGGTGGTGAGTGGACGTAGGAGCCGACCACGTGAGCGTGACCgacagagagagcgcgagcgGCCACGGGATGGGCGTCGTGACAGAGAACGAGAGCGTGGGAGAGAACGGGACCGTGAAAGAGAGCGGATTCGAGACCGTGAGAGGGAGAAGGAGAGGGGTAGATACCGGAGATAG
- the LOC113084905 gene encoding YTH domain-containing protein 1 isoform X3, whose protein sequence is MSADRRDEKDGELNVLEDILTDAPDQDDELYNPESEHDVNEKKGSKRKHERRDSQEAKRLRASGHTTRQPLKRAAPSSGSKKTSNLRGRHAPEELYEDRKNHAGRGGAPRADLPKGYGEKGLSRSRDSQRRIKPLLPELTEKMRRTSEDSTGRVSRSSREEEAHSEEYATGSSVASSEGNCSDVEEEGAMQEEGEEKEAEEEEEEEEEEEEEGDEEEEEYELEEEDPREGNEQNDYDTRSEASDSQSESVSFSEGESVHSASGSEASDEESKAKKHARGISPIVFGRSGSSASESYTGSEKKHEKLSSSVRAVRKDQTSKLKYILREARFFLIKSNNHENVSLAKAKGVWSTLPVNEKKLNAAFRSARSVMLIFSVRESGKFQGFARLSSESHHGGSPIHWVLPAGMNAKMLGGVFKIDWICRRELPFTKTAHLSNPWNEHKPVKIGRDGQEIELDCGTQLCMLFPPDESIDLYQVIHKMRHKRRMHSEPRSRGRLPHREPVPRDMGRRRPEEYDMHNRKRPRIDYTPEFPQRPGFMQDPRNPPVDRRFTGVRRDVFLNGSYNDYMREFHHNIGPPPPWQGMAPYPGMEHPPQHPYYQHHHHPPPPQAHPPYSGHHPMPHDARFREKRVVRSFASSLHDYDMRVDDFLRRTQAVVSGRRSRPRERDRQRERERPRDGRRDRERERGRERDRERERIRDREREKERGRYRR, encoded by the exons ATGTCTGCCGACAGGAGAGATGAGAAAG ATGGGGAACTGAATGTGCTGGAAGACATTTTGACCGATGCTCCTGACCAGGACGATGAGCTCTACAACCCCGAGAGCGAACATGATGTTAATGAGAAAAAAG GGTCTAAAAGGAAGCACGAACGAAGAGACAGCCAGGAGGCAAAGCGGCTCAGAGCATCGGGACACACTACCAGACAGCCATTAAAGAGAGCTGCCCCTTCTTCTGGGTCGAAAAAGACTAGCAATCTCAGAGGAAGACATGCACCAGAAGAGCTCTATGAAGACCGAAAGAACCATGCTGGAAGAGGAGGTGCGCCCCGGGCTGATTTACCTAAAGGATATGGTGAAAAGGGGCTGTCCCGCAGCAGAGACTCCCAGAGACGGATTAAACCCCTGCTGCCCGAGCTGACAGAG AAGATGCGGAGGACAAGTGAGGACAGTACAGGCAGAGTAAGTCGCTCCTCCAGAGAGGAAGAGGCTCATTCAGAAGAATACGCGACGGGCAGCTCTGTGGCTTCCTCTGAGGGCAACTGCTCGGATGTGGAGGAGGAAGGAGCCATGCAGGAGGAAGGGGAGGAGAAGGAagcagaagaggaggaggaggaagaagaggaagaggaggaggaaggggaCGAAGAAGAGGAGGAGTATGAACTGGAGGAGGAGGACCCACGGGAAGGAAATGAACAGAACGATTACGATACTCGCAGCGAGGCCAGTGATTCCCAGTCTGAGTCTGTGTCCTTCTCAGAGGGAGAGTCTGTGCATTCAGCCTCCGGCTCAGAGGCGTCAG ATGAGGAAAGCAAAGCCAAGAAGCACGCTAGAGGGATATCACCAATCGTTTTTGGTAGAAGTGGAAGTTCAGCTTCAGAATCCTATACAG GGTCtgaaaagaaacatgaaaaactgTCCTCTTCTGTCAGAGCTGTGAGGAAAG atCAAACCAGCAAGCTGAAGTATATCCTGAGAGAAGCCAGGTTTTTTCTAATTAAGAGCAACAATCATGAAAATGTTTCCCTGGCTAAAGCAAAG GGTGTTTGGTCCACTTTGCCCGTCAACGAGAAAAAACTCAACGCGGCTTTTCGCTCTGCTAGAAGTGTTATGCTGATCTTTTCAGTTAGGGAGAGTGGAAAGTTTCAAG gttttgcgCGGCTCTCGTCTGAATCTCATCATGGAGGTTCTCCCATCCACTGGGTTCTACCCGCAGGCATGAACGCCAAGATGCTTGGAGGAGTCTTCAAAATTGACTGGATTTGCAG GCGGGAATTACCTTTCACAAAAACAGCTCACCTCTCCAACCCATGGAATGAGCACAAGCCTGTGAAGATTGGACGGGATGGACAG GAGATCGAACTAGACTGCGGGACACAGCTGTGCATGCTCTTTCCACCTGATGAGAGCATCGATTTGTATCAAGTCATTCACAAAATGCGCCACAAGAGGAGGATGCACTCAGAGCCTCGATCTCGGGGCCGACTGCCCCACAGAGAGCCCGTCCCTCGGGACATGGGAAG GCGTCGTCCAGAGGAATATGACATGCACAACCGGAAGCGGCCCAGGATTGATTACACGCCAGAATTCCCCCAGAGACCAG GTTTTATGCAAGACCCCCGCAATCCACCTGTGGACAG GCGCTTCACTGGAGTGAGGAGAGATGTATTTCTCAACGGA TCCTACAATGACTATATGAGAGAATTTCACCACAACATTGGGCCTCCACCTCCATGGCAAGGAATG GCGCCTTACCCTGGAATGGAGCATCCTCCCCAGCACCCATACTACCAGCATCATCACCATCCTCCTCCACCCCAGGCCCACCCTCCTTACTCCGGACACCATCCCATGCCCCATGATGCCCGCTTCAGAGAAAAGAGGGTCGTTCGCTCCTTCGCCTCCAGTTTG CATGACTATGACATGCGCGTGGATGATTTCCTGAGACGAACGCAGGCGGTGGTGAGTGGACGTAGGAGCCGACCACGTGAGCGTGACCgacagagagagcgcgagcgGCCACGGGATGGGCGTCGTGACAGAGAACGAGAGCGTGGGAGAGAACGGGACCGTGAAAGAGAGCGGATTCGAGACCGTGAGAGGGAGAAGGAGAGGGGTAGATACCGGAGATAG
- the LOC113084905 gene encoding YTH domain-containing protein 1 isoform X4, translating into MSADRRDEKDGELNVLEDILTDAPDQDDELYNPESEHDVNEKKGSKRKHERRDSQEAKRLRASGHTTRQPLKRAAPSSGSKKTSNLRGRHAPEELYEDRKNHAGRGGAPRADLPKGYGEKGLSRSRDSQRRIKPLLPELTEKMRRTSEDSTGRVSRSSREEEAHSEEYATGSSVASSEGNCSDVEEEGAMQEEGEEKEAEEEEEEEEEEEEEGDEEEEEYELEEEDPREGNEQNDYDTRSEASDSQSESVSFSEGESVHSASGSEASGSEKKHEKLSSSVRAVRKDQTSKLKYILREARFFLIKSNNHENVSLAKAKGVWSTLPVNEKKLNAAFRSARSVMLIFSVRESGKFQGFARLSSESHHGGSPIHWVLPAGMNAKMLGGVFKIDWICRRELPFTKTAHLSNPWNEHKPVKIGRDGQEIELDCGTQLCMLFPPDESIDLYQVIHKMRHKRRMHSEPRSRGRLPHREPVPRDMGRRRPEEYDMHNRKRPRIDYTPEFPQRPGFMQDPRNPPVDRRFTGVRRDVFLNGSYNDYMREFHHNIGPPPPWQGMAPYPGMEHPPQHPYYQHHHHPPPPQAHPPYSGHHPMPHDARFREKRVVRSFASSLHDYDMRVDDFLRRTQAVVSGRRSRPRERDRQRERERPRDGRRDRERERGRERDRERERIRDREREKERGRYRR; encoded by the exons ATGTCTGCCGACAGGAGAGATGAGAAAG ATGGGGAACTGAATGTGCTGGAAGACATTTTGACCGATGCTCCTGACCAGGACGATGAGCTCTACAACCCCGAGAGCGAACATGATGTTAATGAGAAAAAAG GGTCTAAAAGGAAGCACGAACGAAGAGACAGCCAGGAGGCAAAGCGGCTCAGAGCATCGGGACACACTACCAGACAGCCATTAAAGAGAGCTGCCCCTTCTTCTGGGTCGAAAAAGACTAGCAATCTCAGAGGAAGACATGCACCAGAAGAGCTCTATGAAGACCGAAAGAACCATGCTGGAAGAGGAGGTGCGCCCCGGGCTGATTTACCTAAAGGATATGGTGAAAAGGGGCTGTCCCGCAGCAGAGACTCCCAGAGACGGATTAAACCCCTGCTGCCCGAGCTGACAGAG AAGATGCGGAGGACAAGTGAGGACAGTACAGGCAGAGTAAGTCGCTCCTCCAGAGAGGAAGAGGCTCATTCAGAAGAATACGCGACGGGCAGCTCTGTGGCTTCCTCTGAGGGCAACTGCTCGGATGTGGAGGAGGAAGGAGCCATGCAGGAGGAAGGGGAGGAGAAGGAagcagaagaggaggaggaggaagaagaggaagaggaggaggaaggggaCGAAGAAGAGGAGGAGTATGAACTGGAGGAGGAGGACCCACGGGAAGGAAATGAACAGAACGATTACGATACTCGCAGCGAGGCCAGTGATTCCCAGTCTGAGTCTGTGTCCTTCTCAGAGGGAGAGTCTGTGCATTCAGCCTCCGGCTCAGAGGCGTCAG GGTCtgaaaagaaacatgaaaaactgTCCTCTTCTGTCAGAGCTGTGAGGAAAG atCAAACCAGCAAGCTGAAGTATATCCTGAGAGAAGCCAGGTTTTTTCTAATTAAGAGCAACAATCATGAAAATGTTTCCCTGGCTAAAGCAAAG GGTGTTTGGTCCACTTTGCCCGTCAACGAGAAAAAACTCAACGCGGCTTTTCGCTCTGCTAGAAGTGTTATGCTGATCTTTTCAGTTAGGGAGAGTGGAAAGTTTCAAG gttttgcgCGGCTCTCGTCTGAATCTCATCATGGAGGTTCTCCCATCCACTGGGTTCTACCCGCAGGCATGAACGCCAAGATGCTTGGAGGAGTCTTCAAAATTGACTGGATTTGCAG GCGGGAATTACCTTTCACAAAAACAGCTCACCTCTCCAACCCATGGAATGAGCACAAGCCTGTGAAGATTGGACGGGATGGACAG GAGATCGAACTAGACTGCGGGACACAGCTGTGCATGCTCTTTCCACCTGATGAGAGCATCGATTTGTATCAAGTCATTCACAAAATGCGCCACAAGAGGAGGATGCACTCAGAGCCTCGATCTCGGGGCCGACTGCCCCACAGAGAGCCCGTCCCTCGGGACATGGGAAG GCGTCGTCCAGAGGAATATGACATGCACAACCGGAAGCGGCCCAGGATTGATTACACGCCAGAATTCCCCCAGAGACCAG GTTTTATGCAAGACCCCCGCAATCCACCTGTGGACAG GCGCTTCACTGGAGTGAGGAGAGATGTATTTCTCAACGGA TCCTACAATGACTATATGAGAGAATTTCACCACAACATTGGGCCTCCACCTCCATGGCAAGGAATG GCGCCTTACCCTGGAATGGAGCATCCTCCCCAGCACCCATACTACCAGCATCATCACCATCCTCCTCCACCCCAGGCCCACCCTCCTTACTCCGGACACCATCCCATGCCCCATGATGCCCGCTTCAGAGAAAAGAGGGTCGTTCGCTCCTTCGCCTCCAGTTTG CATGACTATGACATGCGCGTGGATGATTTCCTGAGACGAACGCAGGCGGTGGTGAGTGGACGTAGGAGCCGACCACGTGAGCGTGACCgacagagagagcgcgagcgGCCACGGGATGGGCGTCGTGACAGAGAACGAGAGCGTGGGAGAGAACGGGACCGTGAAAGAGAGCGGATTCGAGACCGTGAGAGGGAGAAGGAGAGGGGTAGATACCGGAGATAG